The sequence ATTTTAATTTTAAGAAGGGCGATTCCCTTTCAGTTTATATTTAGTATCTATTTAGTTACCTGAACAACAACCGGCTTGAAGCGACTTTGCCATCTCATCCAACGTATCACGGATATAAAGTGAGCATTCATACATTTTGTGTATTTTAGCTTCGTCAAAAATGCTAAGATCAGCACGAAACGACTCCGTCATCATTCTTTTGATTTCCCTGAAGGTTTCTTTTCCTTTGTCTGTCAGCTGAATATAAATAATCCGCCGGTCGCGTTCATCGCTCAAACGCTCTACCAACCCTTCAGAAATCAGTTTATCAACCAACGCCGTTACATGTGGCTTTG comes from Paludibacter jiangxiensis and encodes:
- a CDS encoding MarR family winged helix-turn-helix transcriptional regulator, whose product is MEKQNSEIDSVAENLAHIVPILKRIFIKGLRTKTNLSPQTLYTLGALSYHSKLTMSGIGNHLSVPKPHVTALVDKLISEGLVERLSDERDRRIIYIQLTDKGKETFREIKRMMTESFRADLSIFDEAKIHKMYECSLYIRDTLDEMAKSLQAGCCSGN